AACGAAGTCTGGCATTTTGAGATTTTAGGCCCGGGTAAAGGTAAAACAGGAGCTGTTTGGGTTGCACAGCGAGTTCCTGATGAACATATTTCCATTAATGCCAATGCCAGTACCATAAAGGAAATTGATTTGTCGAATCCAGATTTTTTTATGGCATCTGAAAATATATTTGATGTTGCAAAAGAAAATGGTTGGTGGAAAGAAGGAGAAACTTTTCAATTTTGTTATGTATTTGCACCAGAAAGCAGATTGTCAGTTGCAGCCAGAAGAAGGGAATGGCGCGTGTTTGATCTATTGGCTCCATCCTTAAAATTAAGTCCCACATCACAGGATTACCCATTCTCAATCAAGCCTGATAAAAAAGTATCAAAAGCAGATTTGGTAAGGGTTTTTAAAGATTATTACGAGGGCACTCCTTATGATATGACCCGACTGATAACAAGCACAGATAAAGAAGGCAAAACTATTGTCTCTCCATTGGCGAATCCACAAATGCCTTATGACCAATTAGAACTAAATCATGTTCAGGGAGGTTGGTTTCATGTCGATGAAAAAACAGGGCACATCCAATTTTTGGGAGAGCGTACCATTGCACGCTGGTATACGATGTATGCCACGATTATTCAATGTCGCGAATGGTTAGCCGATGAGGTTGGTGGAGTTGTTTGGTTAGCACAGGATAATGTTGCTAATTCAATTTATATTCCAGTGTATTCGAATACGACCAAATTGCCTACATCATATTCAACACCCGGTCGAACCAATGGTTTTACTCGTGAATCAGCCTGGTGGGCATTTAATCGCTTAGGAACTATGGCTGCTCAGCGATGGGGTGATATGCGTCATGATTTAGATGCCGTTTGGATTCCCTTGCAAACAGAAATGTTTGAGAATCAAAAAAGTATAGAAGAACAAGCATTGGCTATTAAAAGTAAAAAGAAAAGGATTGAATATCTTACTAATTACACCAATGAATGGGGAAATAAAGTGGTAGCCAAGGCTTGGGAATTAGGTGATTTTCTGTGGACGAAATATGATGAGAAGTTTTAACGTGCTCCCAACTTCACTTTGAATTTCAAAAATGGGATTAGAGAGTGAGAAATAGAACATAATC
The nucleotide sequence above comes from Bacteroidota bacterium. Encoded proteins:
- a CDS encoding peptidase C69, whose translation is MKYQIVKSFFFSLVFFLSLQNAQSQVDKSDWIGNYPEGCTSITVGKNASDDGSVLTSHTDDSHKTRSWMDIEKAKDHKSGTMKPMYKRVTSDKYAMPKYDHQEIGRIPEVEHTYGYINTAYACMNELQLAMGESTFGGREELQSDNGLIDCQRLCILMLERTKTVREAIKLADELTKKYGWNDAGECLTIADKNEVWHFEILGPGKGKTGAVWVAQRVPDEHISINANASTIKEIDLSNPDFFMASENIFDVAKENGWWKEGETFQFCYVFAPESRLSVAARRREWRVFDLLAPSLKLSPTSQDYPFSIKPDKKVSKADLVRVFKDYYEGTPYDMTRLITSTDKEGKTIVSPLANPQMPYDQLELNHVQGGWFHVDEKTGHIQFLGERTIARWYTMYATIIQCREWLADEVGGVVWLAQDNVANSIYIPVYSNTTKLPTSYSTPGRTNGFTRESAWWAFNRLGTMAAQRWGDMRHDLDAVWIPLQTEMFENQKSIEEQALAIKSKKKRIEYLTNYTNEWGNKVVAKAWELGDFLWTKYDEKF